The following proteins are encoded in a genomic region of Brachypodium distachyon strain Bd21 chromosome 1, Brachypodium_distachyon_v3.0, whole genome shotgun sequence:
- the LOC104582253 gene encoding uncharacterized protein LOC104582253 produces the protein MTSSTIQLSTAGALASSSAPSIPTGTIISTPTGHNTNTITVRLDHTNFLLWKIILVGSMTEEILGHLVGRTTVSSVWASLLSMFSAQNSAGVRQMRRQLSTLKKRDLTAAAYCHKMKGYADAMAMVGAPITDDELIDYIIVSLGPQYEPLQNSLTVLGVAGADSLSLSAFYSMLLSCESLKEQNAQAPEFSTFANAVARQGDACGGGHPFADTNSGRFGGRPSGQPGGGQNSGAGGQQQHQGPRGNRPNQGGGGGGGGGRNGRQRPRCQICKYWGHEAL, from the exons ATGACGTCCTCCACGATACAACTCTCCACCGCCGGTGCGTTGGCCTCGTCCTCCGCTCCCTCCATCCCCACCGGCACTATCATCTCCACCCCCACCGGCCACAACACCAACACCATCACGGTTCGCCTCGACCACACCAACTTCCTCCTCTGGAAGAT CATCCTCGTCGGCTCCATGACGGAGGAGATCCTCGGCCACCTCGTTGGCCGCACCACCGTGTCGTCCGTGTGGGCGTCCCTCCTGTCCATGTTCTCAGCGCAGAACAGTGCGGGGGTGCGCCAGATGCGTCGTCAACTTTCGACGCTGAAGAAGCGCGACCTCACCGCTGCCGCCTACTGCCACAAGATGAAGGGGTACGCGGatgccatggccatggtcGGTGCTCCCATCACTGATGATGAACTGATTGACTACATCATCGTCAGTCTTGGGCCTCAGTACGAGCCCCTCCAGAACTCTCTTACAGTGCTTGGTGTTGCCGGTGCCGACAGTCTCAGTCTGTCGGCCTTCTACTCGATGCTCCTCTCATGCGAGTCGTTAAAGGAGCAGAACGCTCAAGCCCCCGAGTTCTCCACTTTCGCCAATGCCGTGGCGCGGCAGGGCGATGCTTGTGGCGGGGGGCACCCCTTTGCTGACACCAACAGCGGCCGCTTTGGCGGTCGCCCTTCTGGCCAGCCAGGCGGCGGCCAGAACTCCGGAGCCGGAGGCCAACAGCAGCATCAGGGCCCCCGCGGCAATCGCCCCAACCAGgggggcggtggtggcggcggcggcggtcgtaACGGCCGCCAGCGGCCGCGCTGTCAAATCTGCAAGTACTGGGGACATGAGGCCCTCTAG
- the LOC100826685 gene encoding SPX domain-containing membrane protein Os06g0129400 produces the protein MVRFGKKLMADQVPEWRGYYINYKLMKKRVKQYGQQLQQGEKDRRRVLKDFSKMLDDQIEKIVLFLLEQQGMLASRIEKLGKERAILAEQPDISGITGLREAYREVGLDLIKLLKFVDLNATGIRKILKKFDKRFSYRFTDYYVSSRSNHPYSQLQQVFKHVGVGAVVGALSRNLADLQERQGSYLSIYDQPSSALKDPIIDMINSSVDKLTRSTNFLRFLGQHALIAHEESPSTAGEEEIEDQKYHFVSLMLNLVNTFLYMVNTYIIVPTADDYSVSLGAASTVCGVVIGSMAVAQIFSSVYFSAWSNKSYFQPLIFSSIVLFLGNVCYAMAYDMKSLTVLIVGRLLCGLGSARAVNRRYISDCVPARIRMQASAGFVSASALGMACGPALAGLLQWRFKIYMVTFNQSTLPGWLMAVAWLLYLVWLSISFKEPNRAEVNDTPQHPPSGQRTDIDRVENGLAQPLLRDSESKQNEDDDEEEGDDSEESTKDSRTPATSIGSAYRLLTPSVKVQLLIYFMLKYAMEILLSESSVITNHYFKWNTSAVAIFLAILGLTVLPINAVVGTYISNMFEDRQLLMASQITLLVGIIFSFKVTGTYSVIQYVLSALITFVSAEVLEGVNLSLLSSVMSSRLSRGTYNGGLLSTEAGTLARVVADGTITAAGYLGIGSLLNVTLLPSLVICVASIACTFLTYNSLF, from the exons ATGGTTAGGTTCGGGAAAAAGTTGATGGCCGATCAAGTTCCAGAGTGGAGAGG GTACTACATAAACTACaagctgatgaagaagagAGTAAAACAATACGGGCAGCAGCTCCAACAGGGCGAGAAAGATCGTCGCCGGGTTCTCAAGGATTTCTCGAAGATGCTTGATGATCAG ATTGAGAAGATTGTCCTATTTCTGCTGGAGCAACAAGGAATGCTGGCAAGCAGGATAGAGAAGCTAGGAAAGGAAAGGGCAATACTAGCAGAACAGCCAGATATATCTGGTATTACTGGGTTGCGAGAAGCTTATAGAGAAGTTGGTCTGGACCTTATCAAACTTCTCAAATTTGTTGATCTAAATGCAACTGGCATTAGGAAAATTTTGAAGAAGTTTGATAAGCGCTTCAGTTACAGATTTACTGATTACTATGTGTCAAGCAGATCAAATCACCCATACTCTCAGCTACAGCAGGTCTTCAAGCATGTG GGTGTTGGAGCTGTTGTAGGTGCCCTGTCACGCAACCTTGCGGACCTTCAAGAGCGTCAAGGAAGTTATTTGTCTATTTATGACCAGCCATCTTCTGCTCTTAAG GACCCAATCATTGATATGATAAATTCATCGGTGGATAAGCTAACACGCTCAACTAATTTTCTACGGTTTTTGGGACAACATGCCCTAATTGCACATGAGGAGTCTCCTAGTACtgcaggagaggaagaaatAGAAGATCAGAAATATCATTTCGTGTCCCTTATGTTGAATTTGGTGAACACATTCCTTTACATGGTGAACACATACATCATTGTGCCAACTGCAGATGACTATTCAGTGAGCCTTGGGGCTGCTTCTACTGTTTGTGGTGTTGTTATTGGCTCAATGGCTGTTGCACAGATATTTTCCTCAGTTTACTTCAGTGCATGGTCCAACAAGTCATATTTTCAACCACTTATTTTCAGCAGTATTGTTCTTTTCCTGGGTAATGTGTGCTATGCAATGGCTTACGATATGAAATCCCTGACAGTCCTAATCGTTGGCCGCCTACTCTGTGG GCTGGGCTCTGCAAGAGCTGTAAATCGCCGGTATATTAGTGATTGTGTCCCGGCAAGGATACGTATGCAAGCTTCAGCAGGATTCGTAAGTGCAAGTGCACTTGGGATGGCTTGTGGGCCAGCGCTGGCTGGTTTACTTCAGTGGCGATTTAAGATCTACATGGTTACATTCAATCAGTCAACTCTGCCTGGTTGGTTGATGGCAGTTGCATGGCTACTGTACTTAGTTTGGCTATCGATCTCGTTCAAGGAACCAAATCGTGCCGAGGTCAATGATACCCCACAACATCCTCCTTCGG GACAAAGGACGGATATAGATCGAGTAGAAAATGGACTGGCACAGCCATTGCTCAGAGATTctgaaagcaaacaaaatgaagatgacgatgaagaagaaggcgatGATAGTGAAGAATCTACTAAAGATTCTCGCACACCTGCAACTTCGATAGGTTCAGCATACAGATTGCTTACTCCATCAGTCAAG GTCCAATTGTTGATATACTTCATGCTCAAATACGCGATGGAGATTTTACTTTCTGAATCAAGTGTTATTACCAATCACTATTTCAAGTGGAATACAAGTGCAGTCGCAATATTTCTGGCGATTCTGGGCTTGACAGTACTTCCTATTAATGCTGTTGTTGGGACATACATCAGCAACATGTTTGAGGACAG GCAACTCTTGATGGCTTCTCAAATCACGCTGCTAGTAGGCATTATTTTCAGCTTCAAAGTTACGGGTACATACTCTGTCATCCAGTATGTCCTCTCAGCGCTCATTACATTTGTTTCTGCTGAAGTTCTTGAAG GAGTCAACCTCTCCCTTCTGTCGAGCGTGATGTCCTCGCGCCTCTCCCGCGGCACATACAATGGCGGGCTCCTCTCGACAGAGGCCGGGACACTGGCACGAGTGGTTGCTGACGGCACCATCACCGCGGCAGGGTACCTTGGTATCGGGAGCCTTCTGAACGTCACCCTGCTGCCCTCCCTTGTGATCTGCGTCGCGTCGATAGCgtgcaccttcttgacctacAACTCGCTCTTCTGA